CTCACCACCGGCGAGAAGCCGGCCAACGACCGGGTCTTCGCGTGGGGCGCGGGCGGCGACCCGGCCGCGGAGATCCCGGTCGTGGGCGACGGCGGCCGGCTGGACGTCGCCCACGGCACGTTTTCGGCCACACCCGGGGTGTTCTTCCAGGACCGGACGATGGTCACCACGCTCGTCCCGTCGAACGGCGGCGGAGCGGTCGCCGCGGTCGGCTACGACCTCGACAGCGGCAAGCAGAGCTGGAAGGCCCCGGCCACCGAGAAGGGCGCGGTCCGGGCGGTCGCGGTCGACGGCGGCTCCCTGGTGCTCGCCGCCGACGAACGCCGCGACCAGCCCGCCCACCTCAGCCGCTTCTCGCTGACCGGCGGCCACGAGTCGACCGGCGGCAACTTCCCGCAGGGCACCGGCTCGCTGCTGATCTCCGGCCGGGTGCTGATCGGCGCCGGCAAGGTCCTCGTGATACCCGAGCACTCGGCCAACTTCGGCACGGCGGCCGGCTACCAGGCGAAGGGCTGACCGAGGCGAAGGGCCGACCGAGGCGAGGGGCAGGCCGGCCGCCGATCCGGTTCGAGGCACCCTCAGGCCGCGGGCACGGCCGGCAGCCAGTCGGCGAGCTCTCGGGCCTCCGAGTCGCGCAGGCCGAGCGCCAGCATCAGGGTCGCCTGCGGAGTCGGCACGAAGGGCCGGCGCAGCAGGTTCATCCCGGCCTGCTCCGGCGTCCGGTCCGCCTTGTGCTGGTTGTCCTCGGCGCACGCGGCGACCGTGTTCAGCCAGCTGTCCTCGCCTCCGCGCGACCGGGGCTGCAGGTGGTCCACCGTGGTGGCCCGCCGCCCGCAGTAGGCGCACAGGTGCTGGTCCCGGGCCAGGACTCCCCGCCGCGACCACGGCGCCTGTTGTCGGAACGGCACCCGTACGTACCGCTGCAGTCTGATCACCCGGGGCACCGGGACGGTGATGCCCGTACCGCGGACCGTGCGTAGCGGGTGCGCCTGCTCCACCACGGCCTTGTCTTGGAGCACCAGGACGACGGCGCGCTGGAGCGACACCGTTG
The nucleotide sequence above comes from Streptomyces kaniharaensis. Encoded proteins:
- a CDS encoding HNH endonuclease, which encodes MRNTLVLNASYEPLTTVSLQRAVVLVLQDKAVVEQAHPLRTVRGTGITVPVPRVIRLQRYVRVPFRQQAPWSRRGVLARDQHLCAYCGRRATTVDHLQPRSRGGEDSWLNTVAACAEDNQHKADRTPEQAGMNLLRRPFVPTPQATLMLALGLRDSEARELADWLPAVPAA